GTTCCCACACCCGGAGTTCTCTGACCGGCTGCTTCCTGGTTACGATTTCCTGGACGAGGACAGCAATCCCACCGACACCTCCGGGCACGGCACCCACGTGACGGGACTCATCGCAGCGGCAAAGCAACTAAAATCCGCCGCCCCACAAGTGCACATCTTGCCTGTGCGGGTGATTGGCAAAGGGCAAGCGGGCAGCAACCTCGACCTGGCCCGTGCTTTGCTGTACGCTGTGAACGCCCTCCCGTCTCACCCCAATCCTCACCCGGCGGACATCATCAACCTGAGTCTGGGCAACCCTTCAGACAGCCCTGAGTTGAGAAGCGCCATCGACACGGTGCTCTCCAGAGGAGCCCTGGTGGTGGCAGCCACTGGAAACGATGGAGGAAGCCTGAACTACCCTGCTGCTTATCCCGGGGTGGTGGCCGTCACCAGCGTGTCTGGCCCCACTGGAATCTACCAGCCTGCCTATGCGAACCGAGGTTGGGGCACCCAGATCAGTGCCTTCGGCGGGGACACATCGGTGGACCGGGACAAGGATGGCAACATGGACGGCATCCTCTCAACGGACATCGAACAGGTTTTGATTGGGGATCAGCTGCAGTATCAACCCACCTTCAGCCTGAAGCAGGGGACCAGCATGGCCACCCCGCAGGTCAGCAGCATTGCAGCCGCTTTGCTGTCCAGTGGAACCCCACACACCCTCCTGAAAACCACCTTACTGAACACCGCCACCGACCTGGGAGGCACCTGGGGTTTCGACCTGCAGTACGGGGCTGGCTTGGTTCACTTCACCCCTGGCTTGAAAACAGCAAGGGTGTACGTGGTGGTTCGGGATGCCCAAAACAAAATGCTCGCCTGGACCGTCTCTCAAGAGGGTTCGTTTGTTCTGGGGAGTCTCCCAGCGCAGCAGGACTTGCGAGTGCAGGCCTACCTGGATGCTGATGGAGACGGCTGGGTGAATGAGGCAGGAGAAATGGCTTCTTCCACCCAGCAGGTGTTTCTCAATCCGAAAGTGGAAACCGTGTTGCCTGAAGTTTTTCAATTGAAGCCCATCATGGATGCACAACCCATGAAATTGCAGGAATAAAGGAAGCCAAATGCCGAAGTTCAACCCCCCCCGATCCACCAGAACCCTGCTCCTCACCTTGCTCTCTCTTGGACTGAGCATGGGTCTGGCTGCCCCCATCACCATGGAAGTCTTGCCGGATCACACCACAGTGGTGGTGAGCAGCACCGAACGCATCCAGTACCTGGTGGACCCCCAGGCACACACCGTGATCCTCAAAGACACCCAGTTGGTGGGAGAAGTCCAACTCCCGGAAGGCATGCAGGTGAAGTCGAGCGAAAAGGACACGGTTCTCCTGGTGCCCAACACCTATCAGTACGCCCTTTCGGTCAACACCCAGTACCTGTTTCTCACCTTGAAAACCGATCCCATCAAACAGGTGGATGACCGTGCCCCGCTGTTTGTACCCCTGGAGAACGCCAACCCATCTCAGGTCGCTGCGCTGCTGCAAGGCATGTACAACAACATCAAAATTCAGGTGGATGACCGCAACCGTGCCCTGTGGATCGTGGTGAACCCCCAGGACCGTGAACTGATCACCAAAATCATCAAACAGATGGATCAGCCCAGACCTCAGGTGTTGTTTGAGGCAGAAATCCTCACGGTCAATCAAAGCCTCAGTGAGAAACTCGGCATCAAGTACCAACGGATGTTTGATTTTCAACTCAAAGAAGGCGAGCCCCCCAGCCTCTTCCAATTCGGGAAGTTCGTCCGCACCGCCATCAACCCCCTGGGCGGATTCAACTTCTCAGTCAGTTTCCTGAAAGACAACCTTGCCGCTAAGGTGCTCGCCCAGCCCAGGGTGGCCACCATTGACGGTCAGGAAGCCCGCATCAACAGCACCCAGAACATTCCCATCTTGCTGGGCGATAAAAACGGCACCACCACCCTGGCCAACCAGACCACCGGGATCACCATGCGTTTCCTGCCGAAAGTCTCACCCAGCGGCATGATCGAGGCGAACGTGAACATCAATGTCAGCTTGCCTTCTGGTCAGACCGAGCAGGGCATCATCACATACTCTTCCAGGGAGGCCAGCACCACCATCCGGGTGCAGAACGGTGAACCCATTGTCATCGCGGGCCTTTTGGAAAACAAAACCACCACAGAAGTCAACAAAATTCCGATTCTCAGTGACATCCCGTTGATCGGGGGTCTGTTCCAGCACCGTTTCACCAGTGAAACCACCAGCGATCTGATCATCATTGTCACCCCACGCATCATCCAGCCTCCCGTGAAGGAACCCTGATGAAGTCTGTGGTTTTGTGGTTGGTGCTGCTCTTGATGGTGGCCTGTGCACCCCGGGCACAAAATGCCGGAGCGCTGGAGCCCACTGTGAAAGAAGTGCAACCCCTCACCCTGGAGGCATTGCCTGAGGCGGCAACAACAGAATTGTTGCAGGCCGCCCAGGCAGTCCTGCAGGGCCTGCAAATCACGGTTCGGCAGGTGACTGGCAAGCAATACAGAGGGCAGGACAGCGAAGCGTTCGTCCGCATGGTGGACCGATTTTACGCCGAACATCCCGGGTACTGTCCGCTGGAAGAAGCTTTTTACTTCACCAATCTGCCTTCGGTGTACCTCACAGTCACTGCAAAAGGAAACCAGGTTGCAGTGTTCATTTACGACCAGCGCAACCGCCCCCAAATTCAGGCGGTGGTGGCTGAGGGCACCATGCCCAACGCGCCCGTGGTGACGGTGTGTGCAAGCTGACCCCTTTCCAAGACATTCCACGTGTTTTAAGGAGAAATGAATGAAATTTCAGCAAAAACTCTCTCTGGGCCTGGCGGTTCTCTATTTGAGTGGGCAGTTTGCGCCATTTGCACTTGCTGCGCCGGACCTCATCAGCAAGGTGGGTGCGGGGGCCTCCAGGATTCCCCTGGCTGCCATGTCGTTCGATGCACCGGGCTTTGGTGAACTGGGGGACGCCATCAACCTCGCCACCGGAAACGTGTTCCTGCAGGTGGGGGAACTCAACTGGAACAACCAGACCAACACCAAAGTCAATGGAACCACAGTGGATTCCCTGGACCTGCTGAAAAGCGGTTACGGCTGGAACCACAACCCGCGTCTTCGCCTCACCCTGGGAGACGGTCAGGCCTTCACGCGCTTCCAGAACCTGCTGGACCCCCTGGTGCTCAACAACGCCAACACCCGCACCCTTTACCTGGACAGTGGAGCCGGAGACAGAACTGCCTTCAAATACCAGGACCCGGCCACCCTGGGTGAAGTTCCCTCGTGGATTGAACGGTACAAGAACCTGGATGCAACCAGCGTCAAGTACTACCGCATCGAACAACTCAACCCCACAGAAGCCTACCAGGAAGAATGGATTGTGGTGGTGAAGGTGCTGGAAGGCTCCACTCCAAGGGTGGTGGCCCACCATTACTCCCCAGAAGGGAACCGCAGCACCTTCTACAAAGATGGGGCTTACATTGACTACCAGCAGTCCCTGGACCAGCAGTATGCAGGAGCCACTGCCAGCACACAAGACCCTGATGGCATTCTCGGGGTCGCTCCCAGAACCCAGATCACTTACAGTGACCTGGATGCGCAGAGCCAGAGCACCACAGGACGCATCAGCAAAGTTATTGATGCACAAAACCGCACTGTCGATTATGTGTGGGAGAACAACCAGCGCATCAAGACCATCAACTACCCGGGTTCTCGCACGGTGGAGTTTTTGTACAGCGGTGACAACCTCACCACCGTCATCTTCAAAGCCAAAAGCAGTGCCAGCAGCACCCAGGACCTCAGTCGCACCTACAAATTCGACTATTACCTGGTCAACGACACCTACCCTGGGTCCACCACCAGATACAACCAGGTGCTGTTGAAATCGGTGGAACGTGAAATCACCACCTCTGGCGGCACAAACACCGCCTCTGGCGGCACGAACATCGCGCCGTCCACCTGGACGAACAGCTCTGCATACCTGAAAACCACCTACACCTATCAGCTGGTGAACAGCCTTCCTTACATCAAAACAGTGGAGACCCCTGGCGAAGCCACCATCAATTACGACTTCAAGTCCACAGTGACCCTGACCGATGGAAGCACTGGATCCACAGTCAAAGTCACCCAGGGCATCAAGGAAAGCACCTACGAGTACGATCAGGCAGGTCGTCTGGTGCACCGCGAAGAAAAAGTCACTGCAACCCCTTCGCTGTTCCCAGGGAAGTATCCCACATTCGCGGATCGGTACCTGAAATGGGACTACAGGTACTACAAAAACGGCCTGCTTGCCCTCACCCTGGAACCCAGTGAGGATGCACACTACCGCAAAGCCACCCACCTGATTTACGACTCCAGGGGACGTCTGGTTCGCACAGAGGTGTTCAAGGAAAACCCTTACGACCCCAGGTACCAGGCGAAAGTCAAACTGATCATCGACTCGGCGGCACGTCAGGAGTACGGTTATGGTGAGGTCCTAGCCATCAAGGCCCTCACCGTGAATGACGCCAAAGGGGTCGATGCCAGACTGAGTGTCCTCAACGCACCTGACCTCACCAACGCTGCTTTGCTCAAAGACGGAATATGCAGTCCGGTTCGGGGACAGGACCCCTCCTACAAACTGTGTGGTTACACGGGACTCCCCGTCATCAAAGAAACCACCCCGGCAGGCACCCCTGCACAGTTGCGGGAGTACTCAGTTGACCCTGCCAACGGCACCACCAACAACCAGAGTGAAGTGGTGATTGGCACCGGAGACGGGAAGCTTCCCCCCAAAGGAACGTACCGCGTTTCTTTTGATGGGAAAGCAGATCAGAACTTCCCTGTCGTTTTTGGAATGCAGGACACAGGCGGAACCCAGGTCACCCTCACCCCGGAATGGCGCACCTACAGCACCACCTTCAACTTTCAGGACCAACACACCCTCAAGCGCTTCTTTCAGGTGGTGGAGACCTCCTCCACCCTGACGCGCTGGTACTTGAGGAACATTCACGTGGATTACCTCGGTGCGGATCTGGGCAACACCAGCAGTGACCTGTTCTCCAATTTTGTTCCCAGTCAGGACCTTTCGGTCAGCGGCTGGTACCCGAACCTGCTGAAGCCCTCACTGCGATTCACCCAGGAGTCTGACGGTACGCTGGTGAACACCCTGAGCAGTGCGGATTTCAAGAATGCCCCCAATTATGATGCCACCAACCCGAGCCATTCGGCGTACCCGAACCGAAGTGGGATCTACATGGTCTACGGGAACACAACCCCGCCATACGTCAGGCCGGGCTACTATGAGTTGTCTTTTGAAGGGAAACTGGCAGATACGGCAAAAGTCAACACCATGGACTTCAGTTACCAGTTTGTCACCGCGCAGAATCTCTTGCGCACACAGGCGCTCACCAAGAACTGGCAAAAATACGGTGAAGTTGTCAACGTGACCGGACCTTACACCAGTTACGGCTTTTTCTTCAGTGTGTTTGAGAATGTGGCGAGCAATCCCGAGTGGATGCTCAAAAACATCAAAGTGCGTTACCTTGGAACCTACCCTTCTGCTCAGACGAACCTGTTGCCCGGGCCGGACCTGACCAGCAGCAGTTTCAGTGGGGCTCTGGGCACCAGCAAACCCCTGATCGTCACCAGCACCACCGATATGGGGCTGGTCAACAACCTCGCGCCGGCAGACAACACGGCCAGAAACCAGAGTGGGGTGTCTTATCAGGTGAAAACGGATTACAATGCCGTTTCAGGCACCTCTGCCATCCAGCCTGGATGGTACCGGATCGGTTTCAATGCGCGGGTCAACAGCATGGATGCCAGCAAAACACTGGAGGTGTTTTACGGTCCCACCGCAGAGTTGATTCGCAGCGCATCCCTGAACAACAACTGGCAGTACTTTACGGGTGAATTCCAGCTGAACAACACCATCAAGTCCAGCAGCATCCTGCAGATCTTCGAGGAAACTGCCAGCAATCCAAGCTGGCAACTTGCCAACATCAGCGTGGAGTACCTCGGGGCCCAGGGGGTGCAAAACCTCCTGCCGACCAATGATTTGACCTCGCCTCTGTTTCTGGGTACGGATGCTCAGGCCAAAGATGTGCAAGGCACCAACACACCCCAGTACGGCAAAATCTACACCTTAAACAACTCAGGGCTGCGTTTCCAGAACCCAACCAAACGCTACCCTGGACGCTACCGGGTGTCTTTCGATGCGAAAACCACCACAGCGGGCAA
This genomic window from Deinococcus cellulosilyticus NBRC 106333 = KACC 11606 contains:
- a CDS encoding S8 family peptidase — protein: MRAGLLFALTVLMTACGVTPPVIDYKLTQVIPAVAAPGETIQVFGVFPEHPQVTLDDLPVIAEPVNRNSFKVKLPVDQVAGLKVLRLKGITGGATFNVQPSIRAVRWESGTLVIDALGWNATSNPELLMDEVLLPVEKTSGALRYTFKQHPGFGVHQLKLQVNNQSSNMHPWDLQAARLKGQVLLDGQQPSAVMKQNLTVNVPNHRTLAVKPEHCALPNFPGLMEEKVYPEFQARRLSFQNQEQAESARLVLQADPCVSHVVFDDHLHVDSDQPPIKPTNATQWFWKALGVEEVPPEGGKGVVVAVIDTGVFPHPEFSDRLLPGYDFLDEDSNPTDTSGHGTHVTGLIAAAKQLKSAAPQVHILPVRVIGKGQAGSNLDLARALLYAVNALPSHPNPHPADIINLSLGNPSDSPELRSAIDTVLSRGALVVAATGNDGGSLNYPAAYPGVVAVTSVSGPTGIYQPAYANRGWGTQISAFGGDTSVDRDKDGNMDGILSTDIEQVLIGDQLQYQPTFSLKQGTSMATPQVSSIAAALLSSGTPHTLLKTTLLNTATDLGGTWGFDLQYGAGLVHFTPGLKTARVYVVVRDAQNKMLAWTVSQEGSFVLGSLPAQQDLRVQAYLDADGDGWVNEAGEMASSTQQVFLNPKVETVLPEVFQLKPIMDAQPMKLQE
- a CDS encoding type II secretion system protein GspD; translated protein: MPKFNPPRSTRTLLLTLLSLGLSMGLAAPITMEVLPDHTTVVVSSTERIQYLVDPQAHTVILKDTQLVGEVQLPEGMQVKSSEKDTVLLVPNTYQYALSVNTQYLFLTLKTDPIKQVDDRAPLFVPLENANPSQVAALLQGMYNNIKIQVDDRNRALWIVVNPQDRELITKIIKQMDQPRPQVLFEAEILTVNQSLSEKLGIKYQRMFDFQLKEGEPPSLFQFGKFVRTAINPLGGFNFSVSFLKDNLAAKVLAQPRVATIDGQEARINSTQNIPILLGDKNGTTTLANQTTGITMRFLPKVSPSGMIEANVNINVSLPSGQTEQGIITYSSREASTTIRVQNGEPIVIAGLLENKTTTEVNKIPILSDIPLIGGLFQHRFTSETTSDLIIIVTPRIIQPPVKEP